The following proteins come from a genomic window of Aspergillus luchuensis IFO 4308 DNA, chromosome 3, nearly complete sequence:
- a CDS encoding MFS transporter (COG:G;~EggNog:ENOG410PHC0;~InterPro:IPR005829,IPR020846,IPR011701,IPR036259;~PFAM:PF07690;~TransMembrane:10 (i45-69o81-101i113-132o138-160i172-197o203-230i269-296o316-340i361-380o386-414i);~go_component: GO:0016021 - integral component of membrane [Evidence IEA];~go_function: GO:0022857 - transmembrane transporter activity [Evidence IEA];~go_process: GO:0055085 - transmembrane transport [Evidence IEA]) encodes MAQAELGDQEAIINSEDNEHQDDYEVHWQEDDPANPHAMTSKRKWIIVSLVSTMTVCVCVTSSLYTATYNQIMAEFNCSRTVATLGLSFYIAGLGWGPLVMSPLSEFYGRRPIYLVSLPLYIVFLIPCAAAHNIQTMLVARFLDGLAGAAFTSVAGATVGDMYTKSTLHTPMLLYTASPFTGASIGPILGGLINSWALWRWSFYVLLIWSSIQSILVIIFVPETYAPVLLRSRARKLRQETGDDRWRAAIEKMDRSVLKTVLHSLYRPFMLLLLEPMCLNLCLLSSIALGIQYLFFGAFGVVYGNAYNFGLWQSGLAFTGLFVGMILAVVIDPWCCKIYPYFSRGHKEEGNTRNNEPESRLPPAVIGAPLMTIGLFWFGWTTFPSVHWIVPIIGSAVFGAGMIFVFQGVFTFFVDAYPLYAASALGANSFTRSTFAAAFPLFGVEMYHKLGDQWATSLLAFLSLAMTPFP; translated from the exons ATGGCTCAGGCTGAGCTCGGTGACCAGGAGGCGATTATCAATAGTGAAGATAATGAGCACCAGGACGATTACGAGGTTCACTGGCAGGAGGACGATCCAGCAAACCCACACGCTATGACATCGAAGCGCAAATGGATCATCGTGAGCCTAGTAAGTACAATGACGGTGTGCGTATGCGTCACCAGCTCGCTTTACACAGCGACGTACAATCAGATAATGGCCGAATTCAATTGCTCTCGAACCGTTGCAACTCTCGGGCTGAGTTTCTACATTGCTGGACTGGGATGGGGACCTTTAGTAATGAGCCCATTGTCGGAGTTCTACGGCAGAAGGCCCATCTATCTCGTTTCACTTCCTCTATACATTGTCTTCCTTATACCctgtgctgctgctcacaATATTCAAACAATGCTAGTCGCAAGGTTCTTAGACGGACTCGCAGGGGCGGCATTTACCTCGGTCGCGGGGGCTACTGTGGGCGACATGTACACCAAAAGCACCTTGCACACCCCCATGCTGCTATACACAGCTTCACCATT TACCGGGGCCAGCATAGGACCTATTCTGGGCGGGCTGATAAATTCGTGGGCCTTATG GAGGTGGTCATTTTACGTCTTGCTCATCTGGTCAAGCATCCAGTCTATTCTCGTTATCATTTTTGTTCCCGAGACATATGCGCCAGTGCTGCTCCGAAGCAGGGCTCGCAAATTGCGGCAGGAAACTGGAGACGATCGATGGAGGGCAGCGATCGAAAAAATGGATCGATCTGTTTTGAAG ACCGTTCTTCACTCCCTATATCGACCATTCATGCTACTTCTCCTGGAGCCGATGTGTCTTAATCTTTGCCTACTCTCGTCCATCGCCTTAGGCATCCAgtatctcttctttggagCGTTTGGGGTGGTGTATGGAAACGCCTATAATTTCGGGTTATGGCAGTCAGGACTGGCATTCACTGGTCTATTCGTGGGTATGATACTGGCAGTCGTAATTGACCCTTG GTGCTGCAAGATTTACCCCTACTTCTCCCGAGGCCacaaagaggaaggaaatacCAGGAACAATGAGCCGGAAAGTCGTCTACCACCCGCTGTCATCGGAGCTCCGCTCATGACGATCGGACTGTTCTGGTTTGGATGGACAAC CTTCCCTTCAGTCCATTGGATTGTGCCTATCATTGGAAGCGCCGTATTTGGAGCTGG AATGATCTTCGTATTTCAAGGGGTCTTTACGTTTTTCGTGGACGCTTATCCACTGTACGCAGCCAGTGCGCTTGGTGCCAACAGCTTTACCAGGAGTACCTTTGCAG